The following are encoded in a window of Mycoplasmopsis verecunda genomic DNA:
- the mnmA gene encoding tRNA 2-thiouridine(34) synthase MnmA, which yields MQKRVVIGMSGGVDSSVAAYLLKQQGYEVVGLFMRNWDSIVNNDILGNADISQDICPQEQDYQDALAVAKALDIPLHRVDFVKEYWDNVFQNFIEEYKKGRTPNPDILCNKYIKFNAFANYAFNELKADYIAMGHYANVKNGHLYRAKDQDKDQTYFLAQLTNEQLSKVIMPLADLTKPQIREIAAQLNLVTATKKDSTGICFIGERNFGQFLQNYIPAQDGNTVDITTGKIIGKHVGCFYYTIGQRKGLNLGGMAEPYYVCGHNVKKNILYVAPNSRPEYLISNNLIASNLTLNNNNFDVNNLSAKFRYRQKDIKVNIEFLDDKKIRVFYPETASAVTPGQQVVLYDGDKCIGGAIIDEIYMDDIKKDYI from the coding sequence ATGCAAAAAAGAGTAGTGATTGGTATGTCCGGTGGAGTGGATTCTTCAGTAGCTGCATACTTATTAAAACAACAGGGATATGAAGTTGTTGGTTTATTTATGAGAAATTGAGACAGTATTGTAAATAATGATATTTTAGGTAATGCTGATATTTCTCAAGATATTTGTCCGCAAGAACAAGATTATCAAGATGCATTAGCTGTAGCAAAAGCTTTAGATATTCCTCTACACAGAGTTGATTTTGTAAAAGAGTATTGAGACAATGTATTTCAAAATTTTATTGAAGAATACAAAAAAGGTCGAACACCTAATCCAGATATTTTATGCAACAAATATATAAAGTTTAATGCTTTTGCTAATTATGCATTTAATGAACTAAAAGCAGATTATATTGCTATGGGTCATTATGCAAATGTTAAAAATGGACATTTATATAGAGCAAAAGATCAAGATAAGGACCAAACTTATTTCCTTGCGCAATTAACAAATGAACAGTTATCAAAAGTTATAATGCCACTAGCTGATTTAACCAAACCACAAATTAGAGAAATAGCTGCTCAATTAAATCTGGTTACAGCAACTAAAAAAGATTCAACAGGTATTTGTTTTATTGGCGAAAGAAACTTTGGACAATTTTTACAAAACTATATCCCTGCACAAGATGGAAATACAGTAGATATAACAACAGGTAAAATCATCGGTAAACATGTGGGTTGTTTCTACTATACAATAGGACAACGTAAAGGATTAAATTTAGGCGGCATGGCTGAGCCATATTATGTATGCGGACATAATGTTAAAAAGAACATTTTATATGTTGCCCCTAATTCTAGACCCGAATATTTAATATCAAATAATTTAATTGCAAGTAATTTAACATTAAACAATAATAACTTTGATGTAAATAACTTATCTGCAAAATTCAGATATAGACAAAAAGACATCAAAGTTAATATTGAATTTTTAGATGATAAAAAAATTAGAGTATTTTACCCAGAAACAGCAAGCGCAGTAACACCTGGACAACAAGTTGTTTTATATGATGGAGATAAATGTATAGGTGGAGCAATAATTGATGAAATCTATATGGATGATATTAAAAAAGATTATATTTAA
- the thiI gene encoding tRNA uracil 4-sulfurtransferase ThiI, with protein sequence MYSKILIRYGELVLKKKNRKTFINTLANNIKHIVGEAPQVEFDRMYLSYSQHNMDKLQYVFGISSYSPVAVVDNEIEVLKSTALKLIDPMAKTFKVSARRNFKKFEYSSDQINHILGGEILKNSNLKVDVHNPDQIFYVEVRNGRTYMFSQYYAGLGGLPVGVSGKVLHLISGGFDSPVAAYSMMKRGIKVDFLTFITPPQTDERTIEKITNLVKVLNQYQVTSNLIIANYANLMNYISFVSKESYKITLMRRSFYRIADILCDKYGQLAISNGDNLGQVASQTLESLSTIGNATNKQILRPLLTYDKNEIINIAKKINTYDISIIQANETCELFAPKEPVTKPSIEEAVKLESELNRIFELEEDLIKNKIEIKKIKLSDTEI encoded by the coding sequence ATGTACAGTAAAATCTTAATAAGATACGGGGAATTAGTACTTAAAAAGAAAAACCGTAAAACATTTATTAATACACTAGCTAATAACATTAAACACATAGTAGGTGAGGCTCCACAAGTGGAATTTGACAGAATGTATTTATCTTATTCACAACATAATATGGATAAATTACAATATGTTTTTGGAATCTCATCTTATTCACCTGTTGCAGTTGTGGATAATGAAATTGAAGTATTAAAATCAACAGCATTAAAATTAATTGATCCAATGGCTAAAACATTTAAAGTGTCTGCAAGACGTAATTTTAAAAAGTTTGAATATTCTTCAGATCAAATTAACCACATTTTAGGTGGAGAAATTTTAAAGAATTCAAATTTAAAAGTCGACGTACATAATCCTGATCAAATTTTTTATGTAGAAGTTAGAAACGGAAGAACATATATGTTTTCTCAATACTATGCTGGACTTGGTGGACTGCCAGTAGGAGTTTCTGGTAAAGTATTACATCTAATATCAGGTGGATTTGATTCACCTGTTGCTGCTTACAGTATGATGAAAAGAGGAATTAAAGTTGATTTTTTAACATTTATTACACCACCTCAAACTGATGAAAGAACTATTGAAAAAATTACTAACTTAGTTAAAGTTTTAAATCAATATCAAGTAACATCAAATTTAATAATTGCAAATTATGCAAATTTAATGAATTATATTTCGTTCGTATCTAAAGAATCATACAAAATCACATTAATGAGAAGAAGTTTTTATCGTATAGCCGATATTTTATGTGATAAATATGGTCAATTAGCAATATCTAATGGTGATAATTTAGGACAAGTAGCTTCTCAAACATTAGAATCACTTTCTACAATCGGAAATGCAACAAACAAACAAATATTAAGACCATTATTAACTTATGATAAAAATGAAATTATTAATATAGCTAAAAAGATTAATACATATGATATTAGTATTATTCAAGCAAATGAAACTTGTGAATTATTTGCACCTAAAGAACCGGTAACAAAACCATCAATTGAAGAAGCAGTGAAATTAGAATCAGAACTAAATAGAATATTTGAATTAGAAGAAGATTTAATCAAAAATAAAATCGAAATTAAAAAAATTAAGTTATCTGATACTGAAATTTAG
- a CDS encoding ABC transporter ATP-binding protein, whose translation MDNMYEGRQISKELNKNKKMKSDVKVFQTFKTLLSYILKDKKRMAIALTFSFINSICYIVGSFMIGLIVQLYFSPYLGTQATGNIKDFDTVGFVISLLALALSFILYGVFRYLEQRVYIKLCFEAGARLRGQLMGKLFRSPISFYDKNKTGNLISTLVVDINNVANSLFQMMVQAATSTFNILISIVVMSLASELLTLIVIPVSLIMFALVFLLIKKSQPYFINVQNAFGRLNAFVEEMLVNTKVTNSFDQQAYIYSELEKITRNIRNSAYKGDIIAKSFDTWYGLISNLIILAISAIAAVFYLNKVNVWSSFSFMVNQDGSPTAGLIVLYIMLNWNFMGPFQSILSSTFNAQVGVASTSRIFKLLQVEVPTREYEIIKVDKIQGKIDFNDVYFKYNPNALEYQLKAATFSVQPGQTVAIVGPTGAGKTTIISLLSKYYDYQRGSIKIDGNELKSLDVVSLRDNMTIVLQDSFLFNETILDNLRMTNPNATMEQIQEAAKLTHAHHFIMNMSNGYDTMIENNGANLSQGQKQLISLTRAILSNKNLLILDEATSNIDSSTEQIVQKAMLKLMENKTTFVIAHRLSTIKNADMIIVVDNGLIIEKGTHQSLLEKKGFYYNLYTSQFDK comes from the coding sequence ATGGATAATATGTACGAAGGTCGTCAAATAAGCAAAGAGCTTAATAAAAACAAAAAAATGAAGTCTGATGTCAAAGTTTTTCAAACATTTAAGACTCTGCTTTCTTATATTTTAAAAGATAAAAAAAGAATGGCAATTGCTTTAACATTTAGTTTTATTAACTCAATATGTTACATTGTTGGTAGCTTTATGATTGGGTTAATTGTTCAATTATACTTTTCTCCATATTTAGGAACACAAGCCACAGGAAACATAAAAGATTTTGATACAGTTGGTTTTGTAATTAGCTTACTAGCTTTAGCATTATCATTTATTTTATATGGTGTATTCCGTTACTTAGAGCAAAGAGTTTACATTAAACTTTGTTTTGAAGCAGGTGCTAGATTACGTGGACAATTAATGGGAAAACTATTTCGTTCACCAATTAGTTTTTATGATAAAAATAAAACTGGTAACTTAATTTCAACATTAGTTGTGGATATTAATAATGTGGCTAATTCATTATTTCAAATGATGGTGCAAGCTGCTACATCTACATTTAATATCTTAATTTCCATTGTTGTAATGAGTTTGGCTTCTGAACTATTAACTTTAATTGTTATCCCGGTATCATTAATAATGTTTGCTCTAGTTTTCTTACTTATTAAAAAATCACAACCTTATTTTATTAATGTACAAAATGCCTTTGGTAGATTAAATGCCTTTGTTGAAGAAATGCTAGTTAATACTAAGGTGACAAATTCATTTGATCAACAAGCTTATATATATTCAGAACTTGAAAAAATTACTAGAAACATTCGTAATTCTGCCTATAAAGGTGATATTATTGCTAAATCATTTGATACATGATATGGATTAATTTCTAACTTAATTATTTTAGCTATTTCAGCTATTGCTGCGGTATTCTACCTAAATAAAGTAAATGTATGATCATCTTTTAGCTTTATGGTTAATCAAGATGGTTCTCCGACAGCTGGTTTAATAGTGCTATACATTATGCTTAATTGAAACTTTATGGGACCATTTCAAAGTATTTTATCTTCTACATTTAATGCTCAAGTTGGAGTGGCTTCAACATCACGTATTTTCAAATTATTACAAGTAGAAGTTCCTACAAGGGAATATGAAATTATTAAAGTTGATAAAATTCAAGGTAAAATCGATTTCAATGATGTATATTTCAAATACAATCCAAATGCTTTAGAATACCAATTAAAAGCTGCGACATTTTCAGTTCAACCAGGTCAAACTGTTGCTATTGTAGGACCAACTGGTGCTGGTAAAACAACTATTATTAGTTTACTTTCAAAATACTATGATTATCAACGCGGATCAATTAAAATTGATGGTAATGAGCTAAAAAGTCTTGATGTGGTATCTCTAAGAGATAACATGACAATAGTGTTACAAGATTCATTCTTATTTAATGAAACAATTTTAGATAACTTAAGAATGACTAATCCTAATGCAACTATGGAACAAATTCAAGAAGCTGCTAAATTAACTCATGCGCATCACTTTATAATGAACATGTCAAATGGTTATGACACCATGATAGAAAATAATGGTGCCAACTTATCACAAGGACAAAAACAATTAATTTCATTAACAAGAGCGATTTTAAGTAACAAGAATTTATTAATTCTAGATGAAGCAACATCTAATATAGACTCAAGTACCGAACAAATAGTTCAAAAAGCAATGCTTAAATTAATGGAAAACAAGACCACTTTTGTTATCGCACACCGTTTAAGTACAATTAAAAACGCTGATATGATAATTGTTGTTGATAATGGATTAATTATTGAAAAAGGAACACACCAAAGCTTATTAGAGAAAAAAGGATTCTACTACAATCTTTATACATCACAATTTGATAAATAA
- a CDS encoding ABC transporter ATP-binding protein, producing MWKMFKILPNKIKAQFGIGILIVIINVALTMMLPILLSQFLPLVIEPHSDVTHPIQLRIFDFVVYESKDWNQVFTVLLVTFLITLFLAASTSFGYVLIIIWAGEKASNFYRNTLFRKYQKLSLKDIAQLTNESLITRINDDVALFWDFLIGSSISLIKAPLYIIVGLVFAFMTDVPLTFSIISVIPLLIIVIAYMFIKVNPLIKRNRKNLDWITKEVDESINGARFIKANNLQWKQYEKFNKANGAWLKTEKRSFQYFAIGMPAFFVIINIIVVIIYAIGKTQMDALAATEAGLRSENGAQLIAKLNVFIEYEVLIAQGIIMFSQFLGSFFKAKISAGRIVEVLDKQYDDLHVEQGLMITDNKNDISQYSIEFRNVNFKYFQTSEDYSVKNLNFKINGGETLGIIGPTGSGKSTIANLIVNNMKYEEGNILINNKEVKDINTKNLHESVGIVYQEALLYSGTILSNLTFGKSDATEHEINKALKASCSNNFIMTFEDRLKHPVVQRGKNLSGGQKQRLSIARSLIIEPKILILDDSTSALDNLTTKSLIKNIKEEYSCTTVIISQKINSIKHADKILVMDKGEIIAQGTHDELLQKCQWYYDINMNQLEQ from the coding sequence ATGTGAAAAATGTTTAAGATTTTACCTAACAAAATCAAAGCACAATTTGGTATTGGTATCTTAATAGTTATCATCAATGTTGCTTTGACAATGATGCTTCCTATTTTACTTTCTCAATTCTTACCATTAGTAATTGAACCACATAGTGATGTTACTCATCCAATACAATTAAGAATCTTTGATTTTGTTGTGTATGAATCTAAAGACTGAAATCAAGTATTTACTGTGTTGCTTGTTACATTCCTGATAACATTGTTTTTAGCTGCTTCCACTTCGTTTGGATATGTGCTAATTATTATTTGAGCAGGAGAAAAAGCTTCAAACTTTTACAGAAATACATTATTTAGAAAATATCAAAAACTTAGTTTGAAAGATATTGCTCAACTTACAAACGAAAGTCTAATTACACGTATTAATGATGATGTTGCCTTATTTTGAGACTTCTTAATTGGTTCATCAATATCTTTAATTAAAGCTCCGCTATACATAATTGTTGGACTAGTGTTTGCATTTATGACTGATGTGCCTTTAACATTTTCTATTATCTCAGTTATTCCACTGTTAATTATTGTTATTGCTTACATGTTTATCAAAGTTAATCCACTAATTAAAAGAAATAGAAAAAATCTTGACTGAATTACTAAAGAAGTTGATGAATCAATAAATGGAGCAAGATTTATTAAAGCTAATAACTTACAATGAAAACAATATGAAAAATTTAATAAAGCAAATGGCGCATGATTAAAAACAGAAAAAAGAAGTTTTCAATACTTTGCGATTGGTATGCCTGCATTCTTTGTTATCATCAACATAATAGTTGTTATTATTTATGCTATCGGTAAGACACAAATGGATGCTTTAGCAGCTACTGAAGCTGGATTAAGAAGTGAAAATGGTGCACAATTAATTGCGAAGTTAAATGTTTTCATTGAGTATGAAGTTTTAATTGCTCAAGGGATTATTATGTTTTCGCAATTTCTTGGATCATTTTTCAAAGCTAAAATATCAGCCGGAAGAATTGTGGAAGTTCTTGATAAACAATATGATGATTTACATGTTGAACAAGGATTAATGATTACTGATAATAAAAATGATATTTCTCAATATTCAATTGAATTTAGAAATGTTAATTTTAAATACTTCCAAACTTCAGAAGATTATTCTGTTAAAAATCTTAACTTCAAAATTAATGGTGGAGAAACTTTAGGAATAATTGGACCTACTGGTTCAGGAAAAAGTACTATAGCTAATTTAATTGTTAATAATATGAAATATGAAGAAGGAAACATTTTAATTAATAATAAAGAAGTTAAAGATATTAATACAAAAAACCTACACGAAAGTGTTGGAATTGTATATCAAGAAGCTTTATTATATTCAGGAACAATTTTATCAAATCTAACATTTGGTAAATCTGATGCAACTGAACATGAGATAAATAAAGCTTTAAAAGCTTCTTGTTCAAATAACTTTATCATGACTTTTGAAGATAGATTAAAACACCCAGTTGTACAAAGAGGTAAAAACCTTTCAGGTGGGCAAAAACAACGTTTATCAATTGCTCGTAGTTTAATTATTGAACCTAAAATACTTATTTTAGATGATTCCACATCAGCTCTTGATAACTTAACAACTAAATCTTTAATTAAAAATATTAAAGAAGAATATTCATGTACTACAGTTATTATTTCACAAAAGATTAATTCAATTAAACATGCAGATAAAATTTTAGTAATGGATAAAGGTGAAATAATTGCTCAAGGCACTCATGATGAATTATTACAAAAATGTCAATGATACTATGACATTAATATGAATCAATTAGAACAATAG
- a CDS encoding glutamate decarboxylase: protein MPLHKTRHNEKDSIFGSRLADIQLPKYQMPDGESDPDTVLEIVKDELFLDGNARQNLATFCQTWEEKQVHELMDISINKNLIDKDEYPQTAEIEQRCVSMIADLWNAPKDQEPIGTSGIGSSEACMLGGMAMLERWKAKRIAEGKSTDKPNLVCGPVQVVWEKFCRYWDIEIRQVPMEEDRFYMDAESMVKYIDENTIGVVSTFGLTFTGAFEPIYELSQALDKLEKDTGLNVDMHIDAASGGFLAPFTAPDILWDFRVPRVKSISASGHKFGLAPLGAGWIIWRDKSELPEKLIFHVNYLGGDMPVFQINFSRPAGQIISQYYLFLRLGKDGYRKIHMNCYDTAQYIAKEIEAMGYFGLINDGSPQHGIPATTWRFKKGVDLGFNLYDLAEKLRVRGWQVPAYSMPANAQDVIVQRVLVRQGFGRDMASILINDIKKAIQELKVHKPTVSLDEKSGGFKHT, encoded by the coding sequence ATGCCTTTGCATAAAACAAGACACAATGAAAAAGACAGTATTTTCGGGTCAAGATTAGCTGATATTCAGCTACCTAAATACCAAATGCCTGATGGTGAATCAGATCCTGATACTGTGCTTGAAATTGTAAAAGATGAATTGTTTTTAGATGGTAATGCAAGACAAAACTTAGCAACATTTTGTCAAACATGAGAAGAAAAACAAGTTCATGAATTAATGGATATTTCAATTAATAAAAACTTAATTGATAAAGATGAGTATCCACAAACAGCTGAAATAGAACAACGTTGTGTTTCGATGATAGCTGATTTATGGAATGCGCCAAAAGATCAAGAACCAATTGGTACTTCAGGAATCGGTTCATCTGAAGCTTGCATGCTTGGTGGTATGGCAATGCTAGAAAGATGGAAAGCAAAAAGAATTGCTGAAGGAAAAAGCACAGATAAACCCAACCTTGTATGTGGACCAGTGCAAGTTGTTTGAGAAAAATTCTGTCGTTATTGAGATATCGAAATCCGTCAAGTTCCAATGGAAGAAGATAGATTCTATATGGATGCAGAAAGTATGGTCAAATACATTGATGAAAACACTATTGGTGTTGTTTCAACATTTGGATTAACCTTTACTGGAGCATTTGAACCAATCTATGAATTATCGCAAGCACTAGATAAGCTAGAAAAAGATACAGGATTAAATGTAGATATGCATATAGATGCTGCTTCGGGAGGATTTTTAGCTCCATTTACAGCGCCTGATATCTTATGAGACTTTAGAGTCCCTAGAGTAAAATCCATTTCTGCCTCAGGACATAAATTTGGTTTAGCACCACTAGGAGCAGGATGAATTATTTGAAGAGATAAATCTGAATTACCTGAAAAATTAATTTTCCATGTTAATTACTTAGGTGGAGATATGCCTGTCTTCCAAATTAATTTCTCTCGTCCAGCTGGTCAAATTATTTCGCAATATTACTTATTCCTTAGATTAGGAAAAGACGGTTATAGAAAAATCCATATGAATTGTTATGATACAGCACAATATATTGCTAAAGAAATTGAAGCAATGGGATATTTCGGATTAATCAATGATGGTTCTCCACAACATGGTATTCCAGCAACAACTTGAAGATTTAAAAAAGGTGTTGATTTAGGTTTCAATTTATATGATTTAGCTGAAAAATTAAGAGTTCGTGGATGACAAGTCCCAGCATACTCAATGCCAGCAAATGCTCAAGATGTTATTGTGCAAAGAGTGCTAGTTCGTCAAGGATTTGGACGTGATATGGCTTCCATATTGATTAACGATATTAAAAAAGCTATTCAAGAACTTAAAGTGCATAAACCAACTGTTTCACTTGATGAAAAATCTGGTGGATTTAAACACACATAG
- the glsA gene encoding glutaminase A has translation MNLELIKTTLQEAYKKHKSDNGGKNASYIPYLANVPSELCGATVVTVNGDVISFGDDNYGFAIESISKVCTLALAMEQTDAHTVRSKIGTSTTGLPFNSVMALELHKDKPLSPLVNAGAMATTSLIQADSKEDRWNKILNFQRKMMSSDVVLSNDVNTSEQNTNFHNRAIAWLLYSAGNMYCDPMEACEVYTQQCSTLVTSKDLAIMASTLANKGINPVTKEQVISSKNVPHILAEMTMEGLYDRSGDFAYMVGLPGKSGVGGGLIAVVPGKLGIAVFSPPLDPYGNSVRGFKIIKEFCNKLKLNLYLDNE, from the coding sequence ATGAATTTAGAATTAATCAAAACTACTTTGCAAGAAGCATACAAAAAGCACAAAAGTGATAATGGTGGCAAGAATGCTAGTTATATTCCTTATTTAGCAAATGTACCATCAGAATTATGCGGAGCAACAGTAGTAACTGTAAATGGTGATGTAATATCATTTGGTGATGACAACTATGGTTTTGCTATAGAGTCAATATCAAAAGTTTGCACACTAGCTCTTGCTATGGAACAAACTGATGCTCACACTGTTAGATCAAAAATTGGTACAAGTACAACTGGATTACCATTTAATTCAGTTATGGCATTAGAATTACATAAAGATAAACCATTATCCCCATTAGTTAATGCTGGAGCAATGGCAACAACAAGTTTAATTCAAGCTGATTCTAAAGAAGACAGATGAAATAAGATACTTAATTTCCAAAGAAAAATGATGTCAAGTGATGTTGTATTATCTAATGATGTTAATACATCTGAACAGAATACTAACTTTCATAATAGAGCTATTGCATGATTGCTTTATTCAGCTGGTAACATGTATTGCGATCCAATGGAAGCTTGTGAAGTATATACACAACAATGTTCAACATTAGTGACATCAAAAGATTTAGCTATTATGGCTTCTACACTCGCAAATAAAGGTATAAATCCAGTTACTAAAGAACAAGTCATTTCAAGCAAAAATGTACCACATATTTTAGCTGAAATGACTATGGAAGGTTTATACGATAGATCAGGGGATTTTGCCTATATGGTAGGATTACCTGGAAAAAGCGGTGTTGGCGGAGGCTTAATAGCTGTAGTTCCTGGAAAATTAGGAATAGCAGTATTTTCCCCGCCATTAGATCCATATGGTAATAGTGTAAGGGGATTCAAAATTATTAAAGAATTTTGTAATAAATTGAAGCTTAACTTATATCTAGATAACGAATAA
- the gadC gene encoding putative glutamine/gamma-aminobutyrate antiporter GadC — protein sequence MWKFNSKKATTTTSNNTTSTMSVKQKSNKALSLFALILMNIVAVVSLRGLPAEAEYGLGSVFYYVFAAIFFLIPVAIVAAELASTYPQKGGVFRWVGEAFGPKLAFLSMFLLWAEVTIWFPTALTFGAVALAYIVPDSAVAKAIASNKVFVLIIVLIIYWLATILSSFGTKAFARVAKWGGIIGTIIPVVILIGFGFAYVIAGNEPAIPIHAQDLLPKLKGFDSLVLAAGVFLFYAGMEMNAIHVTEIDNPKKNYPLAIMISSMVTVLIFILGTLAIAFILPASEINLTQGLLVTYIKAFTWAGVPWLAPILAAMLAIGVLAGIVTWVSGPSVGMLAVAKAGYLPRWFQKTNKRGIPIHLLMVQGIIVTILSTLFVVLPSVEAAYQILSQLTSILYLIMYVLMFSAAIYLRYSQPNRPRPYRIPGPKNIGMWIFAGLGLIGSGLALIVSFAPPSQIQIGSTAAYIAILVVVTIVFCVLPFIILALRKPHWVDPNSDFAPFTWELEGTKPGLINHSGSETNELAKQYFDNKIKGDIVMFDKEIEHKIDELKQYVAKKEELLLIKLGHESLMYEKAEEKILKKIQKQNDQTLKSISKAQNSSVKIHTLNQNKPTEAKVADTTADTNSNVADTDTESKT from the coding sequence ATGTGGAAGTTTAATTCCAAAAAAGCAACAACCACTACTTCAAATAACACAACTTCAACAATGAGTGTTAAACAAAAAAGTAATAAAGCTTTAAGTTTATTTGCTTTGATTTTAATGAATATAGTAGCTGTTGTTAGTTTAAGAGGATTACCAGCAGAAGCTGAATATGGACTTGGTTCCGTGTTTTACTATGTTTTTGCGGCTATATTCTTCTTAATACCAGTTGCTATTGTAGCGGCTGAACTAGCCTCTACATATCCACAGAAAGGTGGAGTATTTAGATGAGTAGGTGAGGCTTTTGGACCTAAGCTAGCTTTCTTATCTATGTTCTTATTATGAGCTGAGGTAACTATTTGATTCCCAACAGCTCTTACATTTGGTGCTGTAGCTTTAGCTTATATTGTGCCAGACTCGGCAGTCGCCAAGGCTATTGCAAGTAATAAAGTTTTCGTTCTTATCATTGTGCTAATAATTTATTGATTAGCAACAATCCTTTCATCATTTGGAACTAAGGCATTTGCTAGAGTTGCTAAATGAGGTGGAATTATTGGAACAATTATTCCTGTAGTAATTTTAATTGGATTCGGATTTGCTTATGTAATTGCTGGAAATGAGCCAGCTATTCCAATTCATGCACAAGACTTGTTGCCTAAATTAAAAGGATTTGACTCATTAGTTCTAGCTGCTGGAGTATTCCTATTCTATGCTGGAATGGAAATGAATGCAATTCATGTTACAGAAATAGATAATCCAAAGAAAAATTATCCACTTGCTATTATGATTTCATCAATGGTAACAGTTCTTATCTTTATTTTAGGTACACTAGCTATTGCATTCATCTTGCCTGCTAGTGAAATTAACTTAACTCAAGGATTACTAGTAACTTACATCAAAGCATTCACTTGAGCAGGTGTACCATGATTAGCTCCTATATTAGCTGCAATGTTAGCTATTGGGGTATTAGCTGGAATAGTAACCTGAGTATCTGGACCTAGTGTCGGTATGCTAGCTGTTGCTAAAGCAGGTTACTTACCAAGATGATTCCAAAAAACCAATAAACGTGGAATCCCAATTCACTTATTAATGGTTCAAGGGATTATTGTAACCATTTTATCAACATTATTTGTTGTGCTACCTTCAGTTGAAGCGGCATATCAAATCTTAAGTCAATTAACATCTATCTTATACTTAATTATGTATGTGCTAATGTTTTCGGCAGCCATATATTTACGTTATTCACAACCAAATAGACCTAGACCATATAGAATTCCTGGGCCTAAGAATATAGGTATGTGGATATTTGCTGGTTTAGGATTAATCGGAAGTGGATTAGCATTAATTGTTAGCTTTGCTCCTCCATCACAAATTCAAATTGGAAGCACAGCTGCCTATATTGCTATATTAGTTGTTGTGACAATTGTATTCTGTGTGCTACCATTTATCATACTTGCATTAAGAAAACCACATTGAGTTGATCCTAATAGTGATTTTGCTCCATTTACTTGAGAATTAGAAGGAACAAAACCTGGATTAATTAACCATTCAGGTTCCGAAACAAATGAATTAGCTAAACAATACTTTGATAATAAAATCAAAGGTGATATTGTAATGTTTGATAAAGAAATTGAACACAAGATTGATGAATTAAAACAATATGTAGCTAAAAAAGAAGAATTATTACTTATTAAACTAGGACATGAAAGTTTAATGTATGAAAAAGCCGAAGAAAAAATTCTTAAGAAAATTCAAAAGCAAAATGATCAAACTTTAAAATCAATTTCAAAAGCACAAAATTCATCTGTAAAAATTCACACTTTAAATCAAAACAAACCTACTGAAGCTAAAGTTGCGGACACAACAGCTGATACAAATTCTAATGTGGCAGACACCGATACTGAAAGTAAGACTTAA